A single region of the Nicotiana sylvestris chromosome 6, ASM39365v2, whole genome shotgun sequence genome encodes:
- the LOC104210481 gene encoding polygalacturonase-like: MNTRKFIALILLTVFFHSSSGSKTSYNVQSYGAKPDGKTDSTKAFLSAWAAACASTKSVVIYVPQGRYLIGSAAFWGQYCKNKATTIRIDGTLVAPSDYKIIGNNGNWLKFERVNGVTISGGTFDGQGASLWACKASGKSCPAGATTLAFYNSNNIVISGLTSLNSQMFHVVLDGCQNAKLQKMKISASASSPNTDGIHIEASSGVTILKTVIGTGDDCVSIGPGTSNLWIENVSCGPGHGISIGSLGWGMQEPGVQNVTVKTTTFRGTQNGLRIKTWARPSNGFVKGVLFQHSVMVNARYPILIDQEYCPDQKNCPGQESGVKISDVTYQDVHGTSTSQVAVKLACSKANPCKGITLEDVNLTFKNQQPQALCSNAAGTSYGVNKPASCL, translated from the exons ATGAATACCAGAAAATTTATTGCCCTTATTCTTCTAACCGTCTTCTTTCATTCATCATCAGGAAGCAAGACTAGTTACAATGTGCAAAGTTATGGAGCGAAACCTGATGGCAAGACTGATTCAACAAAAGCATTTCTGAGTGCATGGGCTGCAGCTTGTGCTTCCACAAAGTCTGTTGTGATATATGTGCCACAAGGAAGGTATTTAATAGGAAGTGCTGCGTTTTGGGGACAATATTGCAAGAATAAAGCTACTACTATCAGGATTGATGGCACCTTAGTGGCACCCTCTGATTATAAAATTATAGGTAATAATGGAAATTGGCTAAAGTTTGAGAGAGTCAACGGAGTCACCATTTCTGGTGGGACTTTTGATGGCCAAGGTGCTTCTCTTTGGGCTTGTAAAGCCTCTGGCAAGAGTTGTCCTGCCGGAGCAACG ACACTTGCCTTTTACAATTCAAACAACATTGTGATAAGTGGATTGACTTCATTAAACAGCCAGATGTTCCATGTGGTACTTGATGGGTGCCAAAATGCTAAGCTGCAGAAGATGAAAATCTCAGCCTCAGCTAGCAGCCCAAACACTGATGGGATTCACATAGAAGCTTCCTCGGGTGTCACTATTCTGAAAACTGTAATTGGTACTGGAGATGACTGTGTTTCAATAGGCCCTGGCACCTCCAACTTGTGGATTGAAAATGTCTCCTGTGGCCCTGGCCACGGCATAAG CATTGGAAGTCTAGGATGGGGTATGCAAGAACCAGGAGTTCAAAATGTCACAGTGAAGACCACTACATTTAGAGGTACACAAAATGGTCTGAGAATAAAGACATGGGCAAGGCCTAGCAATGGATTTGTAAAAGGTGTTCTCTTTCAGCATTCTGTGATGGTGAATGCCAGATACCCCATCTTAATTGACCAAGAATATTGCCCTGATCAGAAGAATTGCCCTGGCCAG GAATCAGGAGTTAAGATAAGCGACGTAACATATCAAGACGTTCATGGAACATCAACATCACAAGTCGCAGTAAAACTTGCTTGTagtaaggctaatccctgcaaaGGGATTACACTGGAGGATGTAAATCTTACCTTTAAAAATCAACAACCACAAGCATTATGCTCCAATGCTGCTGGAACTTCCTATGGTGTAAATAAACCAGCAAGCTGTTTGTAG